The following coding sequences are from one Ammospiza caudacuta isolate bAmmCau1 chromosome 10, bAmmCau1.pri, whole genome shotgun sequence window:
- the CALML4 gene encoding calmodulin-like protein 4 yields MAKFLSQDQINEFKECFSLYDKKQKGKIKASDLLAVMRCLGASPTPGEVQRHLHLHRIDRNAELDFSTFLNIMYRQMKQEEPEEEILRALAMIDRQKRGVIAVPELRAKLTRLGEKLSEEEVDDLLKEAKVGPNGTIKYEEFVRHICLPSVDY; encoded by the exons ATG GCAAAGTTTCTGTCCCAGGATCAAATTAATG AGTTCAAGGAATGTTTTTCCCTGTACGACAAGAAACAAAAAGGGAAGATCAAAGCGTCGGACCTGCTGGCAGTGATGCGGTGCCTGGGAGCCAGCCCCACGCCCGGAGAGGTGCAGAGACACCTGCACCTGCACAGGATCG ACAGGAACGCAGAGCTGGACTTCTCTACCTTCCTGAACATCATGTACAGGCAGATGAAGCAGGAGGAGCCCGAGGAGGAGATCCTGAGAGCCCTGGCCATGATTGACCGGCAGAAGCGAGGAGTGATCGCCGTGCCCGAGCTGCGCGCCAAGCTCACCCGGCTGGGGGAGAAGCTCTCCGAGGAGGAAG tGGATGACCTGCTGAAAGAAGCCAAAGTGGGGCCAAATGGAACCATCAAATACGAGGAATTTGTGCGCCACATTTGCCTTCCCTCGGTCGACTACTGA